The Pyrococcus horikoshii OT3 genome includes a window with the following:
- a CDS encoding MBL fold metallo-hydrolase, with product MPRLIVLNDNTPSRGLINDWGWSILIEGRERFLFDADTNPLVLAHNSKVLNVNLRNLDFAVLSHWHYDHYGGFEYIAELNPGIKFYAPPQGLALAMRWGFQPIAINFGGKIEEEVYTSGVIDGIEQAIGLETSSGLVVIVGCSHPGVDRMVEEVLKVSGYEKAYLVIGGFHSPPIHRLRNLARLSELIAPAHCSGDVAKAFIKRNYKEKYVDVKTGTILEI from the coding sequence ATGCCAAGGTTAATAGTACTCAACGATAATACACCGTCTAGGGGATTAATTAACGATTGGGGATGGAGCATTCTTATTGAAGGGAGGGAAAGGTTCCTGTTTGATGCTGATACAAATCCTCTAGTTTTAGCTCACAATTCTAAGGTACTAAACGTGAACCTGAGGAACCTTGACTTTGCGGTGCTGAGCCACTGGCACTATGACCATTATGGAGGCTTCGAGTACATCGCGGAGCTTAACCCAGGAATAAAATTCTACGCTCCTCCTCAGGGGTTGGCTTTGGCCATGAGATGGGGCTTTCAGCCAATAGCAATTAACTTTGGAGGAAAGATAGAGGAAGAGGTTTACACTTCTGGTGTTATAGATGGGATCGAGCAGGCCATAGGACTTGAAACCAGCTCGGGGTTGGTAGTTATTGTAGGTTGTAGCCATCCTGGGGTAGATAGAATGGTAGAGGAAGTTCTAAAAGTTTCAGGTTATGAAAAAGCTTATCTCGTGATTGGGGGCTTTCATTCGCCTCCGATCCATAGGCTCAGGAATTTGGCTAGGTTAAGTGAGCTTATAGCTCCAGCCCATTGCTCGGGGGATGTTGCAAAGGCCTTCATAAAAAGGAACTACAAGGAGAAGTACGTTGACGTTAAGACTGGAACGATCCTAGAGATTTAA
- a CDS encoding PspC domain-containing protein, producing the protein MEKRLYRARDERMFLGVLGGIAKYFDVDPTIVRLLFILLFVLNPEVATILYFGAALVMPEEPGEESGSIGDRVEEMVREVGEVFKGLKFKGKDEKVIGIAVIALGFILILRAYYPFINVPWKIVVGVLAVTFGAYLILRG; encoded by the coding sequence ATGGAAAAGAGACTTTACAGGGCTAGGGATGAGAGGATGTTCCTGGGAGTTCTTGGTGGGATAGCTAAGTACTTCGACGTTGATCCAACGATAGTTAGGCTTCTGTTCATTCTGCTCTTCGTCTTGAATCCTGAGGTTGCAACAATACTCTACTTTGGAGCCGCTCTTGTAATGCCGGAGGAACCCGGTGAGGAATCTGGGAGTATAGGGGATAGGGTAGAGGAGATGGTCAGAGAAGTTGGGGAGGTTTTCAAGGGCCTAAAGTTTAAAGGTAAGGATGAGAAGGTAATAGGAATAGCCGTGATAGCCTTAGGATTCATCTTAATTCTTAGGGCTTACTATCCCTTCATTAATGTTCCCTGGAAGATTGTAGTAGGGGTATTAGCTGTGACCTTTGGAGCATATTTAATATTAAGGGGGTGA
- a CDS encoding class I SAM-dependent methyltransferase has product MSYREKYNRIGSKYDILESPLERYFEPLRKKAVSLVRGKVLEIGIGTGKTLKYYPNDVQLYAIDGSEEMLKVAREKARQLGINVKFFKAEAEDLPFPNDFFDFVISSFVFCTIPNPKKAMREIIRVLKPSGKVIFLEHTLSDSFLINMLFLAPLELILRPLIDDSTTRETHKLVRKFFRVEREESYYKGIVRFIVARPLW; this is encoded by the coding sequence TTGAGTTATAGGGAGAAGTACAATAGAATAGGATCCAAGTATGATATTCTAGAGTCTCCATTGGAGAGATACTTTGAGCCACTGAGAAAGAAAGCTGTTAGCTTGGTTAGAGGTAAAGTTCTGGAGATAGGTATCGGAACCGGGAAAACGCTAAAATACTATCCAAATGATGTTCAGCTTTACGCAATTGATGGAAGCGAGGAGATGCTTAAAGTAGCAAGGGAAAAAGCGAGACAACTTGGGATCAATGTAAAGTTCTTTAAAGCGGAAGCTGAGGATCTACCTTTTCCTAACGACTTTTTCGACTTCGTAATTTCATCTTTCGTCTTCTGCACAATTCCAAATCCGAAGAAGGCCATGAGGGAGATAATAAGAGTTTTAAAGCCAAGCGGAAAGGTCATATTCCTTGAACATACGCTCAGCGATAGCTTCCTAATAAACATGCTATTTCTAGCACCATTAGAGCTTATATTAAGACCTTTAATAGATGACAGCACTACCAGAGAAACCCACAAGCTTGTGAGAAAATTCTTCAGAGTGGAGAGGGAAGAGAGCTACTATAAGGGGATTGTGAGGTTCATAGTGGCCAGGCCATTGTGGTGA
- a CDS encoding class II SORL domain-containing protein, producing the protein MLKETIRSGDWKGEKHVPVIEYEREGDLVKVEVSVGKEIPHPNTPEHHIAWIELYFHPEGGQFPILVGRVEFTNHSDPLTEPRAVFFFKTSKKGKLYALSYCNIHGLWENEVQLE; encoded by the coding sequence GTGGAGATTGGAAAGGTGAAAAGCACGTACCAGTTATAGAGTACGAGAGGGAAGGGGATCTAGTTAAGGTAGAGGTCAGCGTTGGAAAGGAGATACCACACCCAAACACTCCAGAGCATCACATAGCGTGGATAGAACTCTACTTCCATCCTGAGGGTGGGCAGTTCCCAATACTCGTAGGTAGGGTTGAGTTCACAAACCACAGCGATCCACTGACAGAGCCTAGGGCCGTGTTCTTCTTTAAGACAAGCAAGAAAGGGAAGCTCTATGCCTTGAGCTACTGTAACATCCACGGCCTATGGGAGAATGAGGTTCAGCTTGAGTGA